A genome region from Sardina pilchardus chromosome 22, fSarPil1.1, whole genome shotgun sequence includes the following:
- the LOC134070199 gene encoding glucose-induced degradation protein 4 homolog, with protein sequence MAFMSSASLIPPPPINTQQPGVITSLLYSGSKFRGYQKSKGNSYDVEVVLQHVTIEDSYLCGYLKIKGLTEEYPMLTTFFAGEIISMKRPFLTRKWDADEDVDRKHWGKFQAFYQYAKTFNSDDFDYEELKNSDYIFMRWKEQFLVPDHTIKDISGASFAGFYYICFQKSTATIEGYYYHRSSEWYQSLNLTHVPEHSAAIYEFR encoded by the exons ATGGCCTTCATGTCCTCGGCCTCGCTTATCCCTCCTCCCCCTATCAACACTCAGCAGCCCGGTGTAATTACATCGCTACTGTACAGCGGTTCCAAATTCCGAGGATATCAGAAGAGCAAAGGGAATTCCTATGACGTTGAGGTTGTTTTGCAG CATGTCACCATAGAAGATTCTTATTTATGTGGGTACCTGAAGATCAAAGGCCTAACAGAG GAGTACCCAATGCTGACGACGTTCTTTGCTGGGGAGATCATCAGCATGAAGCGTCCTTTCCTGACGCGGAAGTGGGATGCTGATGAAGATGTAGATCGGAAACACTGG GGTAAGTTCCAGGCATTTTATCAGTATGCAAAAACCTTCAACTCGGACGACTTTGACTATGAGGAGCTCAAGAACAGTGACTACATCTTTATGAGGTGGAAG GAGCAATTCCTGGTTCCAGATCACACAATCAAAGACATCAGTGGGGCATCGTTTGCTGGCTTCTACTACATCTGTTTCCAGAAATCCACAGCCACCATAGAGGGCTACTACTACCACAGAAGTTCAGAATG GTATCAGTCACTGAACCTCACCCATGTCCCCGAACACAGCGCGGCCATCTATGAGTTCCGGTGA
- the atpaf2 gene encoding ATP synthase mitochondrial F1 complex assembly factor 2 has product MLRSLVALHCRIGQTVLSHQRHHVQPHQNLIHHLHNARCYGMATTERRKFYEDVSISQGEGGMYEINLDRRKLKTPGGKLFTVPNEALAIAVATEWDAQKDTLKFYTMHMSTLCNTALDNPTQRDKEQMIASALKYLETDTICYRVDEPPALVELQNNEWDPVLEWIEKRYNVVIGSSSNILGPEIPEETKETFRQHLNSYNFWALTGLEYVITQLKSVILSFGMVDRYLTVEQAVLLSRLEEEYQIQRWGNVEWAHDYDMYELRARTAAGALFVQLASESSTVKRKILQD; this is encoded by the exons ATGCTGCGAAGTCTTGTGGCATTGCATTGTCGGATCGGCCAAACGGTTCTCTCCCATCAGCGACATCATGTTCAGCCACATCAGAATCTGATCCATCACCTGCACAACGCTAGATGTTATGGCATGGCAACAACAG AGCGGAGGAAATTCTACGAAGATGTCTCTATCTCACAAGGCGAAG GAGGAATGTATGAGATAAATCTAGACCGCCGAAAGCTGAAAACCCCAGGAGGCAAACTCTTCACTGTACCAAATGAAGCCCTAGCAATAGCTGTGGCGACAGAGTGGGATGCTCAAAAGGACACCCTTAAGTTCTACACTATGCACATG TCCACTCTGTGCAACACAGCCTTGGACAACCCCACCCAACGTGACAAAGAGCAGATGATTGCATCCGCCCTCAAGTACCTGGAGACAGATACTATATG TTACAGAGTTGATGAACCTCCAGCCCTGGTTGAGCTACAGAACAATGAATGGGACCCAGTGTTGGAGTGGATTGAGAAACG TTATAATGTGGTTATTGGTTCGTCATCAAATATATTGGGTCCAGAAATCCCTGAAGAGACGAAGGAGACTTTTCGTCAGCATCTAAACTCATACAACTTTTGGGCTTTGACAG GACTAGAATATGTGATCACCCAGCTGAAGTCTGTAATCCTGTCCTTTGGGATGGTTGACCGCTATTTGACAGTGGAGCAGGCAGTGCTTCTGTCGCGCTTAGAAGAGGAGTATCAG ATCCAGCGGTGGGGCAATGTGGAGTGGGCGCATGATTATGACATGTATGAGCTGCGAGCGCGCACGGCGGCCGGTGCGCTGTTTGTCCAGTTGGCTTCTGAGAGCTCCACGGTCAAACGCAAAATCCTACAGGACTGA
- the tom1l2 gene encoding TOM1-like protein 2 isoform X1, with protein sequence MEFLLGNPYSTPVGQCIEKATDGSLQSEDWSLNMEICDIINETEDGPKDAIRAVKKRLNGNRNYKEVMLTLTVLETCVKNCGFRFHALVTTRDFIDGVLVKIISPKNNPPTIVQDKVLALIQAWADAFRSSPDLTGVVHVYEELKRKGIEFPMSELESLSPIHTPQRLQTAPEGDQLLQKYSTPPQPKPQPLGGPAPPFTAPPFTAPPPVHTAPQIPNMHVAGPITPNPEQICRLRSELDIVRGNIKVMSEMLTEMVPGQEDPSDHELLQELNRTCRAMQQRIVELISRVSNEEVTEELLHVNDDLNNIFLRYERYERFRSGRTAQGINNGVLSEATEDNLIDLGPGSPAVVTPMVNATPPSSLPASLPASVAPARSASPASLASKLAVLDVGGDSVTGTLSALSQPQDDFDMFAQTRTGTAPEQRNNPPPPFEDPQAVGEQAPTLEVKQQTHAGGPAAQSSVMDDIEEWLCTDVRGDEAEEGVTSEEFDKFLEERAKAAEMVPTLPSPPSGDLPPVATAAAASSTPSAGKKAERPAVDALFTM encoded by the exons ATGGAGTTCTTACTGGGAAACCCATATAGCACTCCGGTGGGGCAGTGTATTG AGAAAGCCACCGATGGCTCTCTTCAGAGTGAGGATTGGTCACTGAACATGGAAATATGTGACATCATCAATGAAACAGAGGACGG CCCAAAGGATGCTATAAGAGCTGTTAAAAAGAGGCTGAATGGGAATAGAAACTACAAAGAAGTGATGCTGACCTTAACG GTCCTTGAGACATGTGTCAAAAACTGTGGCTTTCGTTTCCATGCCCTTGTCACAACACGTGACTTCATTGATGGCGTCCTTGTGAAAATCATTTCGCCCAAAAACAACCCTCCCACCATCGTGCAAGACAAAGTGCTCGCCCTCATCCAG GCTTGGGCAGATGCGTTCAGGAGTAGTCCCGACCTGACAGGCGTGGTCCACGTCTACGAGGAGCTGAAGAGGAAAGGCATCGAGTTCCCCATGTCCGAGCTGGAGTCCCTGTCTCCCATCCACACGCCACAGCGG CTACAAACTGCACCTGAGGGGGACCAATTACTGCAGAAGTACAGCACCCCGCCGCAGCCCAAGCCTCAGCCGCTCGGCGGCCCCGCACCGCCCTTCACCGCCCCGCCCTTCACCGCCCCGCCGCCGGTGCACACCGCCCCGCAGATCCCCAACATGCACGTGGCCGGACCCATCACCCCCAACCCCGAACAG ATTTGTCGGCTGCGCAGCGAGTTGGACATTGTACGTGGGAACATTAAGGTGATGTCAGAGATGCTGACTGAGATGGTGCCAGGACAGGAAGACCCATCTGATCATGAGCTGCTTCAG gagcTGAACCGCACATGCAGGGCCATGCAACAGAGGATCGTGGAGCTCATCTCACGCGTGTCCAACGAGGAGGTGACCGAAGAGCTGCTGCACGTCAACGACGACCTCAACAACATCTTCCTCAGATACGAAAG ATATGAGAGGTTCAGGTCAGGCCGAACTGCCCAGGGAATCAACAACGGA GTTCTGAGTGAGGCCACGGAGGATAATCTGATAGACCTGGGCCCTGGCTCCCCTGCTGTGGTCACTCCCATGGTCAACGCTACGCCGCCCTCCAGCCTGCCTGCCAGCCTGCCCGCCTCTGTGGCCCCTGCCCGCTCCGCCTCCCCGGCCTCCCTCGCTTCCAAACTGGCCGTGCtag atgTGGGCGGGGACAGTGTGACTGGCACACTCAGTGCCCTCAGCCAGCCGCAGGACGACTTTGACATGTTTGCCCAGACCAGGACTGGCACGGCGCCCGAACAGCGCAACAA CCCGCCGCCGCCGTTTGAAGACCCTCAGGCCGTCGGCGAGCAGGCCCCCACTCTGGAGGTTAAGCAGCAGACGCATGCAGGG GGCCCCGCAGCACAGTCCTCTGTCATGGACGATATAGAGGAGTGGCTCTGTACCGACGTG CGAGGAGACGAAGCTGAGGAGGGAGTGACCAGTGAAG AGTTCGACAAGTTTCTGGAGGAGCGAGCCAAGGCGGCAGAGATGGTGCCCACCTTACCATCGCCCCCTAGTGGCGACCTCCCGCCGGTGGCGACGGCGGCGGCTGCCAGCTCCACCCCAAGTGCCGGCAAGAAGGCCGAGCGGCCTGCCGTGGACGCCCTGTTTACCATGTAG
- the tom1l2 gene encoding TOM1-like protein 2 isoform X2, with translation MEFLLGNPYSTPVGQCIEKATDGSLQSEDWSLNMEICDIINETEDGPKDAIRAVKKRLNGNRNYKEVMLTLTVLETCVKNCGFRFHALVTTRDFIDGVLVKIISPKNNPPTIVQDKVLALIQAWADAFRSSPDLTGVVHVYEELKRKGIEFPMSELESLSPIHTPQRLQTAPEGDQLLQKYSTPPQPKPQPLGGPAPPFTAPPFTAPPPVHTAPQIPNMHVAGPITPNPEQICRLRSELDIVRGNIKVMSEMLTEMVPGQEDPSDHELLQELNRTCRAMQQRIVELISRVSNEEVTEELLHVNDDLNNIFLRYERYERFRSGRTAQGINNGVLSEATEDNLIDLGPGSPAVVTPMVNATPPSSLPASLPASVAPARSASPASLASKLAVLDVGGDSVTGTLSALSQPQDDFDMFAQTRTGTAPEQRNNPPPPFEDPQAVGEQAPTLEVKQQTHAGRGDEAEEGVTSEEFDKFLEERAKAAEMVPTLPSPPSGDLPPVATAAAASSTPSAGKKAERPAVDALFTM, from the exons ATGGAGTTCTTACTGGGAAACCCATATAGCACTCCGGTGGGGCAGTGTATTG AGAAAGCCACCGATGGCTCTCTTCAGAGTGAGGATTGGTCACTGAACATGGAAATATGTGACATCATCAATGAAACAGAGGACGG CCCAAAGGATGCTATAAGAGCTGTTAAAAAGAGGCTGAATGGGAATAGAAACTACAAAGAAGTGATGCTGACCTTAACG GTCCTTGAGACATGTGTCAAAAACTGTGGCTTTCGTTTCCATGCCCTTGTCACAACACGTGACTTCATTGATGGCGTCCTTGTGAAAATCATTTCGCCCAAAAACAACCCTCCCACCATCGTGCAAGACAAAGTGCTCGCCCTCATCCAG GCTTGGGCAGATGCGTTCAGGAGTAGTCCCGACCTGACAGGCGTGGTCCACGTCTACGAGGAGCTGAAGAGGAAAGGCATCGAGTTCCCCATGTCCGAGCTGGAGTCCCTGTCTCCCATCCACACGCCACAGCGG CTACAAACTGCACCTGAGGGGGACCAATTACTGCAGAAGTACAGCACCCCGCCGCAGCCCAAGCCTCAGCCGCTCGGCGGCCCCGCACCGCCCTTCACCGCCCCGCCCTTCACCGCCCCGCCGCCGGTGCACACCGCCCCGCAGATCCCCAACATGCACGTGGCCGGACCCATCACCCCCAACCCCGAACAG ATTTGTCGGCTGCGCAGCGAGTTGGACATTGTACGTGGGAACATTAAGGTGATGTCAGAGATGCTGACTGAGATGGTGCCAGGACAGGAAGACCCATCTGATCATGAGCTGCTTCAG gagcTGAACCGCACATGCAGGGCCATGCAACAGAGGATCGTGGAGCTCATCTCACGCGTGTCCAACGAGGAGGTGACCGAAGAGCTGCTGCACGTCAACGACGACCTCAACAACATCTTCCTCAGATACGAAAG ATATGAGAGGTTCAGGTCAGGCCGAACTGCCCAGGGAATCAACAACGGA GTTCTGAGTGAGGCCACGGAGGATAATCTGATAGACCTGGGCCCTGGCTCCCCTGCTGTGGTCACTCCCATGGTCAACGCTACGCCGCCCTCCAGCCTGCCTGCCAGCCTGCCCGCCTCTGTGGCCCCTGCCCGCTCCGCCTCCCCGGCCTCCCTCGCTTCCAAACTGGCCGTGCtag atgTGGGCGGGGACAGTGTGACTGGCACACTCAGTGCCCTCAGCCAGCCGCAGGACGACTTTGACATGTTTGCCCAGACCAGGACTGGCACGGCGCCCGAACAGCGCAACAA CCCGCCGCCGCCGTTTGAAGACCCTCAGGCCGTCGGCGAGCAGGCCCCCACTCTGGAGGTTAAGCAGCAGACGCATGCAGGG CGAGGAGACGAAGCTGAGGAGGGAGTGACCAGTGAAG AGTTCGACAAGTTTCTGGAGGAGCGAGCCAAGGCGGCAGAGATGGTGCCCACCTTACCATCGCCCCCTAGTGGCGACCTCCCGCCGGTGGCGACGGCGGCGGCTGCCAGCTCCACCCCAAGTGCCGGCAAGAAGGCCGAGCGGCCTGCCGTGGACGCCCTGTTTACCATGTAG
- the foxl3 gene encoding forkhead box L3: MFDNSQYPYNCFNYDGDGYPPCSSDEEKKICRPAYSYIALIAMAIQQSPENRVTLSGIYEFIMKRFPYYRSNQRAWQNSIRHNLSLNSCFIKVPRTEGNEKGKGNFWTFASGCESMLDLFENGNFRRRRRRRNLKVGFREPDAPRPRDSEPFCPSAPCHRSGQLNAALSKPEPEIKFSIDYILSTPDPHPGFRPHHHCGAAAAAGPSIALLEPQHLNLHFWTL; the protein is encoded by the exons ATGTTTGATAATTCACAGTATCCATATAATTGTTTTAATTATGATGGAGATGGCTACCCCCCATGTAGCTCtgatgaggagaaaaaaatatgcaGACCTGCCTACAG TTACATAGCGCTTATAGCCATGGCTATCCAGCAGAGCCCGGAGAACAGAGTGACCCTGTCAGGGATCTACGAGTTCATCATGAAGCGGTTCCCCTACTACAGGTCCAACCAGAGGGCCTGGCAGAACTCTATCCGCCACAACCTCTCCCTCAACAGCTGCTTCATCAAG GTGCCCCGCACAGAAGGCAACGAGAAGGGAAAGGGCAATTTCTGGACGTTTGCCTCGGGCTGTGAGTCCATGCTGGACCTTTTCGAGAACGGCAACTTCCGCCGTCGGCGGCGGCGCCGCAACCTGAAGGTGGGCTTTCGCGAGCCGGACGCCCCGCGTCCCCGGGACTCGGAGCCCTTCTGCCCGTCGGCCCCTTGCCACCGATCGGGTCAGCTCAACGCGGCGCTGAGCAAGCCTGAGCCGGAGATCAAGTTCAGCATCGACTACATCCTGTCCACCCCGGACCCCCACCCCGGCTTCAGACCCCACCACCACTGTggcgctgctgccgccgccggaCCCTCCATAGCGCTGTTGGAGCCCCAGCACCTCAACCTACACTTCTGGACCCTGTGA